In Alteromonas mediterranea DE, a single genomic region encodes these proteins:
- the odhB gene encoding 2-oxoglutarate dehydrogenase complex dihydrolipoyllysine-residue succinyltransferase, whose product MTIEIKVPVLPESVADATIATWHVKAGDAVKRDQNLVDIETDKVVLEVVAPADGTIGEILNEEGATVLGEQVIAKLEKGGAAAASEPKAKSESKEESKEEATPAASGKASDVKVPVLPESVADATIATWHVAVGEAVSRDQNLVDIETDKVVLEVVAPADGSLAEIIAEEGATVTAEEVIAKFVEGAAGGASAPASSEESDDNDESSDALSPSVRRLLAEKGVDASKVKGTGKNGRITKEDVEKYLKGGDSAQKSAPASTESAPAELPTGNRTEKRVPMTRLRKTIANRLLEAKNSTAMLTTFNEVNMKPIMDLRKQYQESFEKRHGIRLGFMSFYVKAVTEALKRFPEVNASIDGDDIVYHNYFDVSIAVSTPRGLVTPVLKDTDTLGMAGVEKGIKELALKGRDGKLSLAELQGGNFTITNGGVFGSLMSTPIINPPQSAILGMHKIQDRPMAVNGKVEILPMMYLALSYDHRIIDGKESVGFLVTVKEMLEDPTRLLLDV is encoded by the coding sequence ATGACAATTGAGATAAAAGTTCCGGTTCTACCTGAGTCAGTTGCCGATGCCACCATTGCAACCTGGCACGTTAAGGCCGGTGACGCAGTTAAACGAGACCAGAACCTGGTTGATATTGAAACTGATAAAGTGGTTTTAGAAGTTGTGGCGCCAGCGGACGGTACAATTGGTGAGATCCTAAACGAAGAGGGTGCAACAGTTTTAGGCGAGCAAGTAATCGCAAAGCTAGAGAAGGGCGGCGCAGCTGCAGCTTCTGAGCCGAAAGCTAAGAGTGAGTCTAAAGAAGAGTCTAAAGAAGAAGCTACTCCAGCGGCTTCTGGCAAAGCATCTGACGTGAAAGTACCTGTTCTTCCAGAATCTGTTGCTGATGCAACTATTGCTACTTGGCATGTTGCGGTAGGCGAAGCGGTGTCTCGTGACCAAAACTTGGTTGACATTGAAACTGACAAGGTCGTACTTGAAGTGGTAGCGCCTGCAGATGGTTCTCTTGCAGAAATCATCGCTGAAGAAGGTGCAACAGTAACAGCTGAAGAAGTTATTGCCAAGTTTGTTGAAGGCGCTGCAGGCGGTGCATCAGCACCAGCGTCTTCAGAAGAGAGTGATGACAACGACGAAAGCAGCGATGCGCTTAGCCCATCTGTACGTCGTCTCCTAGCTGAGAAAGGCGTAGATGCGTCTAAAGTTAAGGGTACGGGCAAAAATGGCCGTATCACTAAAGAGGACGTTGAAAAGTATCTTAAAGGTGGTGACAGTGCTCAAAAATCAGCGCCTGCATCAACTGAGTCAGCGCCAGCGGAATTGCCAACGGGTAACCGTACAGAGAAGCGTGTACCTATGACGCGTCTTCGTAAAACAATTGCTAATCGTCTTCTTGAAGCGAAGAACTCAACGGCAATGTTGACTACGTTTAACGAAGTCAACATGAAGCCTATTATGGACCTTCGTAAGCAGTATCAAGAAAGCTTCGAGAAGCGTCACGGTATTCGTCTTGGCTTTATGTCTTTCTACGTGAAAGCCGTAACTGAAGCGCTTAAGCGTTTTCCTGAAGTTAATGCGTCTATCGACGGTGATGACATCGTTTATCACAACTATTTCGATGTATCGATTGCTGTTTCTACACCGCGTGGCCTTGTGACACCAGTACTTAAAGATACTGACACACTGGGTATGGCGGGTGTTGAAAAAGGAATTAAGGAACTAGCACTTAAAGGCCGTGACGGTAAGCTGTCACTCGCTGAACTACAAGGTGGTAATTTCACAATCACCAACGGTGGTGTGTTTGGTTCACTAATGTCTACACCAATCATTAACCCGCCACAAAGCGCAATTCTTGGTATGCACAAAATCCAAGATCGCCCAATGGCAGTTAATGGCAAAGTAGAAATTCTACCAATGATGTACCTAGCGCTTTCTTATGACCACCGTATTATCGATGGTAAAGAATCGGTAGGGTTCTTGGTAACCGTTAAAGAGATGCTAGAAGATCCAACACGTCTATTACTAGACGTTTAA